A stretch of the Parabacteroides timonensis genome encodes the following:
- a CDS encoding efflux RND transporter permease subunit: MVKFLLQRPIAVLMAFTACFIIGLVTYFTIPISLLPDIAIPEITIQVSGQNTSARELENTVVKPIRQQLMQVSALRDIHSETRDGSGIIRLNFDFGTNTDLAFIEVNEKIDAAMNYLPREVERPRVIKASATDIPVFCLNLTLKSDESGKSSESEAAFLDLCQFAENVIKRRIEQLPEVAMVDITGMVKRQLQIVPDIKILEMAGITLDDLESALNSNNIEPGSMTVRDGYYEYNIKFSTLLRTPEDVQNIYIRKNDRIFQLKDLAKIAVVPEKETGASLAGGKRAVTLAVIKQTDENMDNMKEALEGITDYFETIYPDIEFSVSRNQTELLDYSVSNLKQNLTLGFIFICIVAILFLGDIKIPAVIGLSMIISLIVSFLFFYLFKMSLNIISLSGLILALGMMIDSSIIVTENITQYRTKGFSLDEACAKGTTEVITPMLSSTFTTIAVFFPLVFMSGIAGAIFYDQAFAVTVGLLVSYFTGIMLLPVLYKLVYSIPDIKHTGFNRRIKNLIKDSALYGFYDAGVNFTFRHKKASLILTALTLPLCVFLFYEVPKTRMPEIDQNELIAHIEWNENIHIDENKDRVSRLFNQTAGDVKEYTSYIGQQQFLLNRDRELSASEAELYFRTEKTSAIAPLQEKISQWLDTNYPQAVFSFSPPITVFEKLFVTGEADVVAEFYTRNKATAPEAFELQKLESEMKTTTGQAPVGVAFDNQLNISIDRQKLLLYNVNYNEVYRLLKTAFKENEVATLRSYQQYLPIALAGDGQTINEVLQNTLVQTQPDKDSKSQYIPLQSLIKVTQGEDLKTITAGKNGEYIPFSFYNIQKPEQLMDNVKQLSGQNWEIDFSGSFFSNQKMLNELVVILFISLLLMYFILAAQFESFLQPLILLLEIPIDVAAALLILWICGHTINLMSAIGIVVTCGIVINDSILKIDMINELRKEGVPLMEAIHEAGRRRLRPIIMTSLTTIFGMVPLLFTFDMGSELQKPLSIAMISAMLVGTAVSLFIIPLIYWYIYRKHDVTEKQTEV, encoded by the coding sequence ATGGTTAAATTCTTGTTACAACGTCCTATCGCGGTACTGATGGCTTTTACTGCCTGTTTTATCATAGGGTTGGTGACTTATTTCACTATCCCGATATCGTTGTTGCCGGATATTGCAATACCGGAAATTACGATACAGGTGTCCGGACAAAATACATCTGCCCGCGAACTGGAGAACACGGTTGTCAAACCGATCCGTCAACAACTGATGCAGGTTTCCGCCTTACGGGATATCCATAGCGAGACCCGTGACGGCTCCGGCATTATCCGTCTGAATTTTGACTTCGGAACCAATACGGACCTGGCTTTTATCGAAGTGAACGAAAAGATAGACGCAGCCATGAACTATCTTCCGCGCGAAGTGGAACGTCCGCGGGTAATCAAGGCCAGCGCTACGGATATTCCGGTCTTTTGCCTGAACCTGACACTTAAATCCGATGAAAGCGGAAAGTCAAGTGAAAGCGAGGCTGCTTTCCTCGACCTTTGCCAGTTTGCCGAGAATGTGATCAAACGGCGTATTGAACAATTGCCGGAAGTCGCCATGGTGGATATCACCGGAATGGTAAAACGGCAGTTACAGATTGTACCCGATATAAAGATACTGGAAATGGCGGGGATTACTCTGGACGATCTGGAATCGGCACTTAACTCGAATAATATCGAACCGGGAAGCATGACCGTGCGGGACGGGTACTACGAATATAATATCAAATTTTCTACGCTACTGCGTACACCGGAGGATGTGCAAAACATTTATATCCGGAAAAACGATCGCATATTCCAGTTGAAGGACCTGGCCAAAATCGCTGTTGTCCCTGAAAAAGAGACCGGGGCATCATTGGCCGGAGGAAAACGGGCAGTCACACTGGCCGTAATCAAGCAAACAGACGAGAATATGGACAACATGAAAGAAGCGCTGGAAGGCATAACAGACTATTTTGAGACCATATACCCGGATATAGAATTCAGTGTCAGCCGCAACCAGACAGAGCTATTGGATTATTCGGTGTCGAACCTGAAGCAAAACCTGACATTAGGTTTTATCTTTATCTGTATCGTGGCTATCCTCTTCCTGGGAGATATAAAAATACCCGCCGTGATCGGTTTGAGTATGATAATCAGCCTCATCGTCAGCTTCCTGTTTTTTTACTTATTCAAAATGTCGTTGAACATCATCTCTCTGTCAGGCCTGATCCTCGCTCTGGGTATGATGATAGACAGTTCGATTATCGTAACGGAAAACATCACGCAATACCGGACAAAAGGATTCTCTCTGGACGAAGCATGCGCCAAAGGGACAACAGAAGTAATCACTCCGATGTTGAGTTCCACTTTTACAACAATCGCCGTATTCTTTCCGCTGGTATTTATGAGTGGTATTGCCGGAGCTATATTCTATGACCAGGCTTTTGCCGTAACAGTGGGATTGCTGGTCTCTTATTTTACCGGTATCATGCTGCTTCCGGTATTGTACAAGCTGGTTTACAGTATCCCCGACATCAAACATACCGGTTTTAACCGCAGGATAAAAAATCTGATCAAAGACAGCGCATTGTATGGTTTTTATGACGCAGGTGTCAACTTCACCTTCCGCCATAAAAAAGCGAGTCTGATACTCACTGCCCTAACTCTTCCTCTCTGTGTTTTCCTTTTCTATGAAGTACCGAAAACGCGAATGCCGGAGATCGACCAGAACGAGTTGATCGCTCATATAGAATGGAACGAGAATATTCATATCGACGAGAATAAAGACAGGGTTAGCCGGCTTTTTAACCAGACAGCCGGTGATGTCAAAGAATATACATCCTATATCGGACAGCAACAGTTCTTATTGAATCGCGACCGTGAATTATCCGCCTCCGAAGCCGAGTTGTATTTCAGAACGGAAAAAACATCTGCCATTGCTCCCTTACAGGAAAAGATTTCCCAATGGCTGGATACCAATTATCCACAGGCGGTATTTTCTTTTTCTCCTCCTATCACTGTGTTTGAAAAACTCTTTGTCACAGGCGAAGCCGATGTGGTAGCTGAGTTTTATACACGTAACAAAGCAACAGCACCGGAAGCCTTCGAACTGCAAAAACTGGAATCGGAAATGAAAACGACCACCGGTCAGGCGCCTGTCGGAGTGGCATTCGACAACCAGCTGAATATTTCGATCGACAGACAGAAACTACTCTTATATAATGTCAATTATAATGAAGTGTACCGTCTTCTGAAAACGGCATTCAAAGAAAATGAAGTTGCTACCCTCCGCTCCTACCAGCAATATCTTCCGATAGCATTGGCAGGTGACGGACAGACAATCAATGAAGTATTACAAAACACACTGGTGCAAACACAACCGGACAAAGACAGTAAAAGTCAATATATCCCGTTGCAATCATTGATCAAGGTGACCCAGGGAGAAGACCTCAAAACGATAACAGCCGGGAAAAACGGTGAGTATATCCCGTTTAGCTTCTATAATATCCAAAAGCCGGAGCAGCTGATGGACAACGTAAAACAACTAAGCGGACAGAATTGGGAAATCGACTTTTCCGGTAGTTTCTTTTCCAACCAGAAAATGTTGAATGAACTGGTAGTGATCTTGTTTATTTCACTCCTGTTGATGTATTTTATCCTGGCAGCCCAGTTTGAGAGTTTCCTGCAACCGTTGATCCTGTTGCTTGAAATACCGATCGACGTAGCTGCGGCTTTACTGATACTCTGGATATGCGGGCATACCATTAACCTGATGAGTGCCATCGGTATTGTGGTGACTTGCGGTATTGTGATCAACGACTCCATTCTGAAAATTGACATGATCAATGAGCTGAGGAAAGAGGGAGTCCCGTTGATGGAAGCGATACACGAGGCCGGTCGTCGCCGTCTGCGTCCAATCATCATGACATCACTGACTACGATATTCGGTATGGTACCTTTGTTGTTTACATTCGATATGGGTAGTGAGTTGCAAAAGCCGTTATCTATCGCAATGATCTCTGCGATGCTGGTCGGTACCGCAGTCAGTCTGTTCATCATTCCATTGATTTACTGGTACATCTACCGGAAACATGATGTTACCGAAAAACAAACTGAAGTTTAA
- a CDS encoding efflux RND transporter periplasmic adaptor subunit, which yields MKYYNLLAILILSGMIACSGEKKGDSTGEETVETVLPDETNEVTVMTLKATDFNHELISNGKLSARRHVDLRFESSEPIAIIHVKNGDRVTKGQKLAELSTFRLKNKTATTKDALERAKLELQDVLIGQGYALSDSAKVPPATMQLARVKSGYDQALIQYQLAEYEEQNAVLTAPFDGIVANLFAKQYNTASTSDVFCTIIDPVSLEAAFTVLENELPLIKNGDRVEVTPFALSDVKAEGRISEINPLVDENGMVQVKAAVTDRGKLFEGMNVRVSIHRSLGKQLVVPKESVVLRSGKQVVFVLDSTKTKAYWTYVHTGLENADSYTIADGLKEDDIVITSGNINLAHEAPVTIIEN from the coding sequence ATGAAATACTACAATTTGCTGGCAATACTGATCCTTTCCGGAATGATAGCCTGTTCCGGTGAAAAGAAAGGAGACAGTACAGGGGAAGAAACTGTTGAAACAGTTCTACCGGACGAAACCAACGAGGTGACCGTGATGACACTGAAGGCTACTGATTTCAACCATGAACTGATCAGTAACGGCAAATTGTCGGCCCGCCGTCATGTCGACCTGCGGTTTGAATCGTCCGAACCGATTGCTATTATCCATGTAAAAAATGGCGACCGGGTGACCAAAGGGCAAAAATTAGCGGAATTATCGACCTTCCGATTGAAAAACAAAACAGCTACTACAAAAGACGCCTTGGAACGTGCCAAACTGGAATTGCAGGATGTACTGATTGGCCAGGGATATGCGCTGTCGGACTCGGCAAAAGTTCCCCCGGCTACCATGCAGCTTGCCCGGGTAAAGAGTGGCTACGACCAGGCACTGATCCAATACCAGCTTGCCGAATATGAAGAGCAGAATGCAGTGTTGACCGCTCCTTTCGACGGCATTGTTGCCAACCTGTTTGCCAAGCAATATAATACAGCTTCCACCTCCGATGTCTTCTGTACCATTATCGACCCAGTCAGTCTGGAAGCGGCATTCACCGTTCTGGAAAATGAACTGCCTTTAATAAAGAACGGCGACCGGGTAGAAGTGACTCCGTTTGCCCTGAGCGATGTCAAAGCAGAGGGACGTATCAGCGAAATAAATCCGTTGGTAGACGAAAATGGGATGGTACAGGTGAAAGCGGCAGTTACGGACAGAGGCAAGTTATTCGAAGGAATGAATGTACGTGTCAGCATCCACCGTTCACTCGGTAAACAGTTGGTCGTTCCGAAAGAGTCGGTTGTACTGCGTTCGGGAAAGCAGGTGGTGTTTGTTCTGGACAGCACAAAGACAAAGGCCTATTGGACTTACGTGCATACCGGCCTGGAAAATGCAGACAGTTACACGATTGCAGACGGTCTGAAAGAAGATGATATCGTCATTACCAGCGGTAATATCAATCTGGCACATGAGGCTCCGGTTACGATAATTGAAAATTAA